A stretch of Arthrobacter sp. NEB 688 DNA encodes these proteins:
- a CDS encoding electron transfer flavoprotein subunit beta/FixA family protein, whose protein sequence is MNIVVCVKHVPDAQSDRTFQESDNTVDRAVDGLLSELDEYAVEEALKIVEAAGEGEVTVVTVGPAAAADALKKALQMGAHKAVHVQDDAIHGSDAVGTSLVLAKAVEKATDGSPELVLTGMSSTDGVMGVVPAMLAERLGLPQVTYASELTVGEGRVTIRRDGDVASETIEAALPALVSVTDQINEPRYPSFKGIMAAKKKPVETWSLADLGVDADDVGLGAAWTSVVAFAKRPPREQGQIVTDEGEGGAKLAEFLSAQKFL, encoded by the coding sequence ATGAACATCGTCGTCTGCGTCAAGCACGTCCCGGACGCTCAGTCCGACCGGACGTTCCAGGAGTCCGACAACACCGTCGACCGCGCGGTCGACGGCCTGCTCTCCGAGCTCGACGAGTACGCCGTCGAGGAGGCCCTCAAGATCGTCGAGGCCGCCGGCGAGGGTGAGGTCACCGTCGTGACGGTCGGCCCCGCGGCCGCCGCCGACGCGCTGAAGAAGGCCCTCCAGATGGGTGCCCACAAGGCCGTCCACGTGCAGGACGACGCGATCCACGGCTCCGACGCCGTCGGCACCTCGCTCGTGCTCGCGAAGGCCGTCGAGAAGGCGACCGACGGCAGCCCCGAGCTCGTCCTCACCGGGATGTCCTCGACCGACGGCGTCATGGGCGTCGTCCCCGCGATGCTCGCCGAGCGCCTCGGCCTGCCGCAGGTCACCTACGCCTCGGAGCTGACCGTCGGCGAGGGCCGCGTCACCATCCGCCGCGACGGCGACGTCGCCTCCGAGACCATCGAGGCCGCGCTGCCGGCGCTCGTCTCGGTCACCGACCAGATCAACGAGCCGCGATACCCCTCCTTCAAGGGGATCATGGCCGCCAAGAAGAAGCCGGTCGAGACGTGGTCGCTGGCCGACCTCGGCGTCGACGCCGATGACGTGGGCCTCGGTGCCGCGTGGACCTCGGTCGTCGCGTTCGCCAAGCGCCCGCCGCGCGAGCAGGGGCAGATCGTCACCGACGAGGGCGAGGGCGGCGCGAAGCTGGCCGAGTTCCTCAGCGCCCAGAAGTTCCTCTGA
- a CDS encoding electron transfer flavoprotein subunit alpha/FixB family protein, producing the protein MAEVLVLADYAGGRLRKATAELLTLARRLGEPSAVHVGPGAEAAQKTYAKYGAHKVYVVDDADAASYLVAPQAEVLAQLIEKTSPAAVLIPSNAAGKEIAARLAIKAGSGMITDAVDVRAGEDGTPETTQSVFAGSYTVTAKVTTGTPIICVKPNSASIEAAPEAGTIEAVDVTVSDAAKAARITDSQPKKATGRPELTEAAIVVSGGRGTGGDFNPVEEFADSLGAAVGASRAAVDAGWYPHSNQVGQTGKQVSPQLYVAAGISGAIQHRAGMQTSKTIVAVNKDEEAPIFELVDFGVVGDLFAVLPQATTEVRKRKG; encoded by the coding sequence ATGGCTGAAGTACTCGTCCTCGCCGACTACGCCGGAGGGCGCCTGCGCAAGGCGACCGCCGAGCTGCTGACCCTCGCCCGCCGCCTCGGCGAGCCCTCCGCGGTGCACGTCGGCCCCGGCGCCGAGGCCGCGCAGAAGACCTACGCGAAGTACGGCGCGCACAAGGTGTACGTCGTCGACGACGCCGACGCCGCGTCCTACCTCGTGGCCCCGCAGGCCGAGGTCCTCGCGCAGCTCATCGAGAAGACCTCTCCCGCAGCGGTGCTCATCCCGAGCAACGCCGCCGGCAAGGAGATCGCCGCTCGCCTGGCCATCAAGGCCGGCTCCGGGATGATCACCGACGCCGTCGACGTGCGCGCGGGCGAGGACGGCACGCCGGAGACGACGCAGTCGGTCTTCGCCGGCTCGTACACGGTGACCGCGAAGGTCACGACCGGCACCCCGATCATCTGCGTCAAGCCGAACTCGGCGTCGATCGAGGCGGCCCCGGAGGCCGGCACGATCGAGGCCGTCGACGTCACCGTGAGCGACGCCGCGAAGGCGGCCCGCATCACCGACTCGCAGCCGAAGAAGGCCACCGGGCGCCCGGAGCTGACCGAGGCGGCCATCGTCGTCTCCGGCGGCCGTGGCACCGGCGGCGACTTCAACCCGGTCGAGGAGTTCGCCGACAGCCTCGGCGCCGCGGTCGGTGCGAGCCGTGCGGCCGTCGACGCCGGCTGGTACCCGCACAGCAACCAGGTCGGCCAGACCGGCAAGCAGGTCTCGCCGCAGCTGTACGTCGCGGCGGGCATCTCGGGTGCGATCCAGCACCGCGCCGGCATGCAGACCTCCAAGACCATCGTCGCCGTCAACAAGGACGAGGAGGCGCCGATCTTCGAGCTCGTCGACTTCGGCGTCGTCGGCGACCTCTTCGCGGTCCTCCCGCAGGCCACGACCGAGGTCAGGAAGCGCAAGGGCTGA
- a CDS encoding cysteine desulfurase family protein — protein sequence MTHYLDHAATTPMLPAAVEAFVESASRVGNASSLHTSGRAARKTVEESRERIAAALGARPSEVVFTSGGTEADNLAVKGAWAARRDADPRRVRIVASGIEHHAVLDPVEHLVEQRGATVSWLEPDRCGHLSADDLAAVLAEHADDTALVSAMWANNEVGTVQPVAALAAAARAHGVPFHTDAVQAVGHLPVRFDDSGADLMTVTAHKLGGPLGVGALLARRDAVLVPQLHGGGQERQVRSGTLDAPAVHAFAVALDHAVATRDVEAKRVMALRDRLVEGALALDLGITVSGCWRPGDADGRLPGNAHLLVPGCEGDSLLYLLDAAGVECSTGSACQAGVPQPSHVLLAMGYGETEARGALRLTLGHTSTDADVDAVLAALPGVVERARRAGGLL from the coding sequence GTGACGCACTACCTCGACCACGCGGCGACCACGCCGATGCTGCCCGCCGCGGTCGAGGCGTTCGTCGAGTCGGCGAGCCGGGTCGGCAACGCGTCGTCGCTGCACACCTCGGGCCGCGCCGCCCGCAAGACGGTCGAGGAGTCGCGCGAGCGGATCGCCGCCGCGCTCGGCGCCCGGCCCTCCGAGGTCGTCTTCACCTCCGGGGGCACCGAGGCCGACAACCTCGCCGTCAAGGGCGCCTGGGCCGCGCGCCGCGACGCCGACCCGCGCCGGGTGCGCATCGTCGCGAGCGGCATCGAGCACCACGCCGTCCTCGACCCCGTCGAGCACCTCGTCGAGCAGCGCGGCGCCACGGTCTCGTGGCTCGAGCCCGACCGGTGCGGCCACCTCTCCGCCGACGACCTCGCCGCGGTCCTCGCCGAGCACGCCGACGACACCGCCCTGGTGTCGGCCATGTGGGCGAACAACGAGGTCGGCACCGTCCAGCCCGTCGCGGCGCTCGCGGCGGCCGCCCGGGCCCACGGCGTCCCGTTCCACACCGACGCCGTCCAGGCGGTCGGCCACCTGCCGGTGCGCTTCGACGACTCCGGCGCGGACCTCATGACCGTCACCGCGCACAAGCTCGGCGGGCCGCTCGGCGTCGGGGCGCTGCTCGCGCGCCGCGACGCCGTCCTCGTCCCGCAGCTGCACGGCGGCGGCCAGGAGCGCCAGGTGCGCAGCGGCACGCTCGACGCCCCGGCCGTCCACGCCTTCGCCGTCGCGCTCGACCACGCCGTCGCCACCCGCGACGTCGAGGCCAAGCGGGTCATGGCGTTGCGCGACCGGCTCGTCGAGGGCGCCCTCGCGCTCGACCTCGGCATCACGGTGAGCGGCTGCTGGCGCCCCGGCGACGCCGACGGACGCCTGCCCGGCAACGCGCACCTCCTCGTCCCCGGCTGCGAGGGCGACTCGCTCCTCTACCTCCTCGATGCCGCAGGAGTCGAGTGCAGCACCGGCTCCGCCTGCCAGGCCGGCGTGCCGCAGCCCAGCCACGTCCTGCTCGCGATGGGTTACGGCGAGACCGAGGCCCGCGGCGCGCTGCGGCTGACCCTCGGGCACACCTCGACCGACGCCGACGTCGACGCCGTCCTCGCCGCGCTGCCCGGCGTCGTCGAGCGCGCGCGGCGGGCCGGGGGCCTGCTCTGA
- the mnmA gene encoding tRNA 2-thiouridine(34) synthase MnmA — translation MRVVAAMSGGVDSAVAAARMLDAGHEVVGVHLALSRSAATLRESARGCCTIEDAGDARRVADRLGIPFYVWDLAARFERDVVEDFVAEYAAGRTPNPCLRCNEKIKFAGLLDKALALGFDAVATGHYARVVEGPTGRELHRAVDTAKDQSYVLGVLDADQLARAFFPLGDLTKPQVREEAAERGFSVARKPDSHDICFIPDGDTRGFLSRRLGERPGELVDAVSGEVVGEHAGAHGFTVGQRRGLGIDRSRLDGDPRYVVEVDAPRNRVLVGTADLLGVDVVDGAHLRWCGPAPEGEVAVGAQVRAHGEEVPATARVEDGGVRVRLDRRLRGVAPGQSVVLYDGPRVVGSATITGTSRAA, via the coding sequence ATGCGGGTCGTCGCCGCGATGTCCGGCGGGGTCGACTCCGCGGTCGCCGCCGCCCGGATGCTCGACGCCGGCCACGAGGTCGTCGGCGTCCACCTCGCCCTCTCGCGCTCGGCCGCGACCCTGCGGGAGTCCGCCCGTGGCTGCTGCACGATCGAGGACGCGGGCGACGCCCGCCGCGTCGCGGACCGGCTCGGCATCCCCTTCTACGTCTGGGACCTCGCCGCCCGCTTCGAGCGCGACGTCGTGGAGGACTTCGTCGCCGAGTACGCGGCCGGACGCACCCCCAACCCGTGCCTGCGCTGCAACGAGAAGATCAAGTTCGCCGGGCTGCTCGACAAGGCGCTGGCCCTCGGCTTCGACGCCGTCGCGACCGGTCACTACGCGCGCGTCGTCGAGGGTCCGACCGGCCGCGAGCTGCACCGGGCGGTCGACACCGCCAAGGACCAGTCGTACGTCCTCGGCGTGCTCGACGCCGACCAGCTCGCGCGAGCCTTCTTCCCGCTCGGCGACCTCACCAAGCCGCAGGTGCGCGAGGAGGCCGCCGAGCGCGGCTTCTCGGTGGCGCGCAAGCCCGACAGCCACGACATCTGCTTCATCCCGGACGGCGACACCCGCGGCTTCCTGAGCCGCCGGCTGGGGGAGCGACCCGGTGAGCTCGTCGACGCCGTGAGCGGCGAGGTCGTCGGCGAGCACGCCGGCGCCCACGGCTTCACCGTCGGCCAGCGGCGCGGGCTCGGCATCGACCGCTCCCGCCTCGACGGCGACCCGCGCTACGTCGTCGAGGTCGACGCGCCGCGCAACCGGGTGCTCGTCGGCACGGCCGACCTGCTCGGCGTCGACGTCGTCGACGGGGCGCACCTGCGCTGGTGCGGCCCGGCCCCCGAGGGTGAGGTCGCGGTCGGCGCCCAGGTGCGGGCGCACGGCGAGGAGGTGCCGGCGACCGCGCGGGTCGAGGACGGTGGCGTGCGCGTGCGGCTGGACCGGCGGCTGCGCGGGGTCGCGCCCGGGCAGTCGGTCGTCCTCTACGACGGGCCCCGGGTCGTCGGGTCCGCGACGATCACCGGGACCTCGCGTGCCGCCTGA
- a CDS encoding TraR/DksA C4-type zinc finger protein, which produces MPPEPGPGQRLAAERAAVLERLAGMEADMERLVAASQDSNADDEHDPEGQTIAYERSQLGALTDGQRTHLAELDAALARVAAGTYGVCEVCGEPVPAGRLEARPTARTCVRHAG; this is translated from the coding sequence GTGCCGCCTGAGCCCGGTCCCGGGCAGCGGCTGGCGGCCGAGCGGGCCGCCGTCCTCGAGCGCCTCGCGGGGATGGAGGCCGACATGGAACGCCTCGTCGCGGCCTCGCAGGACTCCAACGCCGACGACGAGCACGACCCCGAGGGCCAGACCATCGCGTACGAGCGCTCACAGCTGGGCGCCCTGACCGACGGTCAGCGCACGCACCTCGCCGAGCTCGACGCCGCGCTGGCGCGGGTGGCCGCGGGCACCTACGGCGTCTGCGAGGTGTGCGGCGAGCCGGTCCCGGCCGGCCGCCTCGAGGCCCGGCCCACGGCGCGCACCTGCGTGCGGCACGCGGGCTGA